In the genome of Leptospira perdikensis, one region contains:
- a CDS encoding restriction endonuclease → MANYEERIQDTFTGEIAIIKSNDWYIFNQKKENKLASWEKRGHRLHKQQTKEEGLEEANRLTNEALENIKNMKNILKYTLGIDDKINWESLKDYKKFKQFKFDLQPPDLNSYLLQAPRWSIFEYIFKSITVKRKAILEEKRKEHELAMERFNKTKERKIAEYELEKKQFEKLQEKHNKEVEDLKSRFEKNEPEAIEEYLDLVFSKSKYPDFITLSYDLLFDESRKTIVVNVELPDPESLPKEIEYKYIASRDEFTTKELKKKEFSELYEEVISQIAIRTVHEIFESVYTNSIDFVVLNGYVNSIDKKTGNDTIACIVSIQAERDYFNSLNLTKISAKECIKGLKGLIASEFINLAPVKPILNLNREDRRIIESEAVIDDIDSNNNLASMDWQKFETLVRDIFAKEFAGEGVDVKVTQASRDAGVDAIIFDPDPIKGGKFVIQAKRYNNIVGVSAVRDLFGTVMNEGAVKGILVTTSNFGKDSIEFAKDKPLTLISGAHLVHLFNKHGYNVNIKIKQK, encoded by the coding sequence ATGGCAAATTACGAAGAGAGAATACAAGACACATTTACTGGTGAAATAGCGATTATTAAATCCAACGATTGGTACATCTTTAACCAGAAGAAGGAAAATAAACTGGCCTCATGGGAAAAAAGAGGTCATAGACTTCATAAACAACAAACCAAAGAAGAAGGTTTAGAAGAAGCAAATCGACTAACTAACGAAGCACTAGAAAATATAAAAAACATGAAAAATATCCTAAAATATACATTAGGTATTGATGACAAAATAAATTGGGAATCATTAAAAGATTACAAAAAATTTAAACAATTCAAATTCGATCTTCAACCTCCTGACTTAAACTCATATCTTTTACAAGCACCAAGATGGTCAATCTTTGAATATATTTTTAAATCGATCACCGTCAAAAGAAAAGCAATACTAGAAGAAAAGAGGAAAGAACATGAATTAGCAATGGAAAGATTCAACAAAACCAAAGAACGAAAAATAGCAGAATACGAATTGGAAAAAAAGCAATTTGAAAAATTACAAGAAAAACACAATAAAGAAGTAGAAGATCTGAAAAGCCGATTCGAAAAAAATGAACCAGAAGCAATTGAAGAATACCTCGATTTAGTTTTTTCAAAATCAAAATATCCTGATTTTATCACTTTGAGTTATGACTTGCTCTTTGATGAAAGTAGAAAAACAATAGTAGTAAATGTCGAATTACCCGACCCGGAGTCTCTACCAAAAGAAATTGAATATAAATATATTGCTAGTAGAGATGAATTTACAACAAAGGAACTCAAGAAAAAAGAATTTAGCGAATTGTATGAAGAAGTGATATCACAAATTGCTATTAGAACTGTTCATGAAATTTTTGAATCCGTCTATACCAATTCCATTGATTTTGTCGTATTAAATGGCTATGTCAACTCAATCGACAAAAAAACAGGCAATGATACAATTGCGTGCATCGTTTCAATACAAGCAGAACGTGATTATTTCAATTCATTAAATCTAACCAAAATTTCAGCTAAAGAATGTATAAAAGGATTAAAAGGTCTAATAGCCAGTGAATTTATAAACCTCGCTCCAGTTAAACCAATATTGAATTTAAATAGAGAAGATAGGCGAATTATAGAATCTGAGGCTGTAATAGATGATATCGACTCTAACAATAATTTGGCATCTATGGATTGGCAAAAATTCGAAACATTAGTAAGAGATATCTTTGCTAAAGAATTTGCAGGAGAAGGAGTAGATGTAAAAGTAACTCAAGCATCAAGAGATGCTGGCGTTGATGCCATTATATTCGATCCAGACCCAATTAAAGGTGGAAAATTTGTCATCCAAGCAAAACGATACAATAACATAGTTGGTGTAAGTGCAGTAAGAGATTTATTTGGCACTGTTATGAATGAAGGAGCAGTTAAAGGTATTTTAGTCACTACTTCTAATTTTGGGAAAGATTCAATCGAATTTGCTAAAGACAAACCACTTACCCTTATTAGCGGAGCCCACTTAGTTCATTTATTTAATAAACACGGATATAATGTTAATATAAAAATTAAACAAAAATAA